A section of the Pyxidicoccus xibeiensis genome encodes:
- a CDS encoding Spy/CpxP family protein refolding chaperone, whose protein sequence is MSKKLAVAGSAVLAVVLLSGFAFRGGHHGFGRDPERIKQMVTWKLNDKLEDLDASEAQTKSINAVKDRLFDEGVQLMQEQRAARTEALTQLESANPDAQKLHSLVDARIDAFRAFAHKATDALLEVHRTLTPAQRNELFTEYREHTGQK, encoded by the coding sequence ATGTCCAAGAAGCTCGCCGTCGCCGGTTCCGCCGTCCTCGCCGTCGTCCTCCTCAGCGGCTTCGCGTTCCGGGGAGGCCACCATGGCTTCGGCCGGGACCCGGAGCGCATCAAGCAGATGGTCACCTGGAAGCTGAATGACAAGCTGGAGGACCTGGACGCATCCGAGGCGCAGACGAAGTCCATCAACGCCGTGAAGGACCGCCTGTTCGACGAAGGCGTGCAGCTCATGCAGGAGCAGCGCGCGGCGCGCACGGAGGCGCTGACGCAGCTCGAGTCGGCCAACCCCGACGCGCAGAAGCTGCACTCGCTGGTGGATGCGCGCATCGACGCGTTCCGCGCCTTCGCCCACAAGGCGACGGATGCCCTGCTGGAGGTGCACCGCACGCTGACCCCGGCGCAGCGCAACGAGCTGTTCACCGAGTACCGCGAGCACACCGGCCAGAAGTGA
- a CDS encoding serine/threonine-protein kinase translates to MREEHEAELHVAVFEGLLSHEEAEALREEALRLGRSPLTLLVERKRLSAETLASLLGAAGAVAGGGPVQASTAGPLPAGPERSEVSTFPVPGWERYQPVRFLGHGGMGRVFLAFDPRLNRNVALKFVRGEDPGLARRFVAEAQAQARVDHERVCKVYEVGEVQGHPYIAMQYVDGRPLQELGEELTSEQKAMLLAQVAEGVHAAHRASLIHRDLKPSNILVERTPDGQLRPYVMDFGLARDWTGGATATGAVLGTPHYMAPEQARGEVARLDRRADVYSLGATLYALLTGQPPLHGANNLEVLSRIATEEPRPPRAVDRDIPVDLEAITLKCLEKDRGARYDSARALAEDLRRFLDGEPVRARAAGLGYRLRKRARKHWRALSVAAVVLVLAAGAGVQAVLARREADLREHLARRFSELAEHVESRARYEALARLHDTRAGQRRLKERLGDIEAEMNQGGELALGPGHAALGRGWLALGDAARAREHLEAAWAHGSRTPRVAYALALAWTRLYQEQLQAMESLSPRQREARRQELARSHRDPALSWLRQGGGAEVPSTEYVEALIAFLEEHHEDALARLDALGDRLPWFFEAPLLRGDVLRAQASAHSAAGRREQARASLEAARQAYARAAATAESLPEAHLALARAEQLALRMGLTGGGDVQLPVTRALESLDRVLTLSPDHARAHVLRAAHHRRLAEHRTRQGEDAEPALQEALAAAKRATSLEPASSTAWHEQGLVLWQWARYREGRGEDPRELLRQTLESFEKVGDEGRGYEFHSNLGLVFKIWADHEEEAGEDSRAHRDQAVEAFVAATRLDASVTGLWVNLGSAYLKRAATPRAADVEGDLARAAQALEKARALNPRHLVAWFNEGQLQEFRARWLRYRGEDARPALSAALAAHRNALALDDKVPQVHLGLGLVHVEQARDAWARGEDPLALLDLARGAFARALEVAPRQAEAHGHLALAHVLRATYLHERGGDPEADARAALRAARTAREQRPADVSALVQEARAQQVLAAHDLARGRNPRPALALAEAALGQALQGSARRAEVWHALALVHGVGARGYARDDPRGAARFDEAERAWRKAIELSAWPLDERLAFARACQEWAVARRRSGHELQAMLRLGLTLTDEVLAARPGSPEARSLRASLTRALDE, encoded by the coding sequence ATGCGCGAGGAACACGAAGCCGAGCTGCATGTCGCTGTCTTCGAGGGCCTGCTCTCCCATGAAGAGGCGGAGGCGCTGCGCGAGGAGGCCCTGCGCCTGGGGCGCAGTCCCCTGACCCTGCTGGTCGAGCGCAAGCGCTTGTCGGCAGAGACGCTCGCCTCGCTCCTGGGAGCTGCCGGAGCCGTCGCGGGCGGCGGGCCGGTCCAGGCCTCCACGGCGGGCCCCCTCCCGGCGGGCCCGGAGCGCTCGGAGGTCTCCACCTTCCCGGTGCCCGGCTGGGAGCGCTACCAGCCCGTGCGCTTCCTGGGCCACGGTGGCATGGGGCGTGTGTTCCTCGCCTTCGACCCGAGGCTCAACCGCAATGTCGCCCTCAAGTTCGTGCGGGGCGAGGACCCCGGGCTCGCGCGCCGCTTCGTGGCCGAGGCCCAGGCCCAGGCCCGCGTGGACCATGAGCGTGTCTGCAAGGTGTACGAGGTGGGCGAGGTCCAGGGGCATCCCTACATCGCCATGCAGTACGTGGACGGGAGGCCTCTCCAGGAGCTGGGGGAGGAGCTCACCTCCGAGCAGAAGGCGATGCTGCTCGCACAGGTCGCCGAGGGTGTGCACGCGGCCCACCGCGCCAGCCTCATCCATCGCGACCTCAAGCCCTCCAACATCCTGGTGGAGCGCACCCCGGATGGGCAGCTGCGGCCCTATGTCATGGACTTCGGCCTCGCCCGGGACTGGACCGGGGGGGCGACGGCCACCGGGGCGGTGCTGGGCACCCCGCACTACATGGCGCCGGAGCAGGCCCGCGGCGAGGTGGCACGGCTCGACCGGCGCGCGGACGTCTACAGCCTGGGCGCCACGCTCTATGCCTTGCTGACGGGGCAGCCTCCCCTCCACGGCGCCAACAACCTGGAGGTGCTCAGCCGCATCGCCACCGAGGAGCCCCGCCCTCCGCGCGCCGTGGACCGGGACATCCCCGTGGACCTGGAGGCCATCACCCTCAAGTGCCTGGAGAAAGACAGGGGCGCCCGCTACGACTCGGCGCGCGCGCTGGCCGAGGACCTGCGGCGCTTCCTCGACGGCGAGCCTGTCCGGGCCCGCGCGGCGGGTCTCGGGTACCGGCTGCGCAAGCGGGCGCGCAAGCACTGGCGCGCGCTGTCCGTGGCGGCGGTGGTGCTGGTGCTGGCGGCTGGCGCGGGCGTGCAGGCCGTGCTGGCGCGCCGTGAAGCGGACCTGCGCGAGCACCTCGCCCGTCGCTTCTCCGAGCTGGCCGAGCACGTGGAGTCCCGCGCCCGCTACGAGGCCCTGGCCCGGCTGCATGACACCCGTGCCGGGCAGCGGAGGTTGAAGGAACGCCTGGGGGACATCGAGGCGGAGATGAACCAGGGCGGCGAGCTGGCCCTGGGGCCCGGCCACGCCGCGCTGGGGCGTGGGTGGCTCGCCCTGGGCGATGCGGCCCGCGCCCGCGAGCACCTGGAGGCGGCGTGGGCCCACGGCTCCCGCACGCCCCGGGTCGCGTATGCGCTGGCGCTGGCCTGGACGCGGCTCTACCAGGAGCAGCTCCAGGCCATGGAGTCCCTGTCGCCCCGCCAGCGCGAGGCGCGGCGTCAGGAGCTGGCGCGCAGCCATCGCGACCCGGCGCTCTCCTGGCTGAGGCAGGGCGGGGGCGCCGAGGTCCCCTCCACGGAGTACGTGGAGGCGCTCATCGCCTTCCTCGAGGAGCATCACGAGGACGCGCTGGCCCGGCTGGACGCGCTCGGAGACCGGCTGCCGTGGTTCTTCGAGGCGCCGCTGCTCAGGGGCGACGTGCTGCGGGCTCAGGCGAGCGCGCACTCGGCGGCGGGCCGCCGTGAGCAGGCCCGGGCCAGCCTGGAGGCCGCGCGTCAGGCCTATGCCCGCGCCGCGGCGACGGCGGAGAGCCTTCCCGAGGCGCACCTGGCCCTGGCCCGCGCGGAGCAGCTGGCCCTGCGGATGGGGCTCACGGGCGGAGGCGACGTGCAGCTTCCCGTCACCCGGGCCCTGGAGTCTCTCGACCGGGTGCTGACCCTCTCACCCGACCATGCCCGGGCCCACGTGCTGCGGGCCGCCCACCACCGTCGCCTGGCGGAGCACCGCACCCGTCAGGGCGAGGACGCGGAGCCGGCGCTCCAGGAGGCGCTGGCCGCCGCGAAGCGGGCCACCTCGCTGGAGCCCGCGTCGAGCACGGCCTGGCACGAGCAGGGCCTGGTCCTGTGGCAGTGGGCGCGCTACCGCGAGGGCCGGGGGGAGGACCCGCGCGAGCTGCTCCGCCAGACGCTGGAGTCCTTCGAGAAGGTCGGCGACGAGGGGCGCGGCTACGAGTTCCACTCCAACCTGGGCCTCGTCTTCAAGATATGGGCGGACCACGAGGAGGAGGCCGGAGAGGACTCGCGCGCGCACCGGGACCAGGCCGTGGAAGCCTTCGTCGCCGCCACGCGACTGGACGCGAGCGTCACCGGGTTGTGGGTCAACCTGGGCAGCGCGTACCTCAAGCGGGCCGCGACTCCGCGCGCGGCCGACGTGGAGGGGGACCTGGCGCGCGCCGCGCAAGCGCTGGAGAAGGCCCGTGCCCTCAACCCGCGGCACCTGGTGGCGTGGTTCAACGAGGGACAGCTCCAGGAGTTCCGGGCCCGCTGGCTGCGCTACCGGGGCGAGGACGCCCGCCCGGCGCTGTCAGCGGCGCTCGCGGCCCATCGAAACGCGCTCGCGCTGGATGACAAGGTGCCCCAGGTCCACCTCGGCCTGGGCCTCGTCCACGTGGAGCAGGCTCGCGACGCGTGGGCGCGGGGAGAGGACCCTCTTGCGCTGCTGGACCTGGCCAGGGGGGCCTTCGCCAGGGCCCTGGAGGTTGCTCCCAGGCAGGCCGAGGCCCATGGCCACCTCGCCCTCGCTCACGTCCTGCGGGCCACGTATCTCCACGAGCGAGGAGGGGACCCGGAAGCGGACGCACGGGCCGCGCTGCGTGCCGCGAGGACAGCCCGGGAGCAAAGACCGGCGGACGTGTCGGCGCTCGTCCAGGAGGCGCGAGCGCAGCAGGTCCTGGCGGCCCATGACCTCGCGCGCGGGCGGAATCCGCGTCCCGCCCTGGCCCTGGCCGAGGCGGCGCTCGGACAGGCGCTTCAGGGCAGTGCCCGGCGCGCGGAGGTCTGGCATGCGCTGGCGTTGGTGCATGGGGTTGGTGCTCGCGGGTACGCACGGGATGACCCACGGGGCGCCGCGCGCTTCGATGAGGCCGAGCGCGCCTGGCGCAAGGCCATCGAGCTGAGCGCATGGCCCCTGGACGAGCGGCTCGCCTTCGCGAGGGCCTGTCAGGAGTGGGCCGTCGCGCGGCGGCGGTCCGGCCATGAGCTCCAGGCGATGCTCCGGCTGGGACTGACGCTGACCGACGAGGTGCTGGCGGCCCGCCCCGGCTCACCGGAGGCACGCTCGCTGCGTGCCAGCCTCACGAGAGCACTGGACGAGTAG
- a CDS encoding sulfatase family protein — translation MASADRPTLARALLLGCRAGLLVFLALYTLCAVFNMKLGYQGNESQVVSEYVWSEWRGVVLGQVARLIGAYTVLGLAAGAFLGAGLWAAGAGRRAVFWGSALACLGVDVLLVLGDMAHHPHLYAATLYERSAVTRQVLLSVSGTPPLAWGMAAAVAPALAVLALLARALRAAPGRALAAGGALAVLLGMGTLVRAAGTPPEKAAARAKGPHLLILSADGLRPDHFSGNGYPRPTTPNIDRLLREGTQFQETVVQVPRTAPSWTTLLTSQWAGEHPIRHTLVGREAREQPLTTLATALNEAGWTTAVVADYAGDHFSRLDYGFQHVEAPAFHFPDLIRQRMLITHVPLLPWTALAPGLFPERGQFPELTDPAPLLRRTRRMLEGMPADAPFALVVFGSTPHFPYAAPWPEEGRFVAPDYTGPWRFGTTPRMEQPPDEAPPTPEDVEALVANYDAGLRAFDGLVGDVRAELERRGLWDSTLVVVLSDHGEHLADEGRGVGHGDHLWGSAALRVPFVLRLPGQVAEGHTVRQRARALDVAPTLLELLGVPWPETFRGRSLASLVRPGAEDLGMPDAPALVESDLWFSDRDGQPYQRVRIPYPWVYETATVEPETGDIALKPEWEAPVHAARHRGLYLGRWKLLELPTPRGIKVELYDVVTDPGEAHDVSADHPEVVRNLRELLARERPVPRMPEARGTR, via the coding sequence ATGGCATCCGCGGACCGCCCCACCCTCGCCCGTGCCCTCCTGCTCGGCTGCCGTGCGGGCCTGCTCGTCTTCCTGGCGCTCTACACGCTGTGCGCAGTCTTCAACATGAAGCTGGGCTACCAGGGGAACGAGAGCCAGGTCGTCTCGGAGTACGTCTGGAGCGAGTGGCGGGGCGTGGTGCTGGGGCAGGTGGCGCGGCTGATAGGGGCCTACACCGTGCTGGGGCTGGCCGCGGGCGCGTTCCTGGGCGCCGGCCTGTGGGCCGCGGGCGCCGGCCGGCGGGCCGTGTTCTGGGGCAGCGCGCTGGCGTGCCTCGGGGTGGACGTGCTGCTGGTGCTGGGGGACATGGCGCACCACCCGCACCTGTACGCGGCCACGCTGTACGAGCGCTCGGCCGTCACCCGCCAGGTCCTGCTGTCGGTGAGTGGCACCCCGCCCCTGGCCTGGGGGATGGCCGCGGCAGTGGCCCCCGCGCTGGCCGTCCTGGCCCTGCTCGCCCGGGCGCTGCGGGCCGCGCCCGGGCGCGCGCTGGCGGCAGGCGGTGCGCTGGCGGTGCTGCTGGGGATGGGCACGTTGGTGCGGGCCGCCGGGACGCCTCCCGAAAAGGCGGCGGCGCGCGCCAAGGGGCCCCACCTGCTCATCCTCTCCGCGGACGGGCTGCGCCCGGACCACTTCTCCGGCAACGGCTACCCGCGCCCCACCACGCCCAACATCGACCGGCTGCTGCGCGAGGGGACGCAGTTCCAGGAGACGGTGGTGCAGGTGCCGCGCACGGCGCCCTCCTGGACGACGCTGCTCACCTCGCAGTGGGCGGGCGAGCACCCCATCCGCCACACGCTGGTGGGGCGCGAGGCCCGGGAGCAGCCGCTCACCACGCTGGCCACCGCGCTGAACGAAGCGGGCTGGACGACGGCGGTGGTGGCGGACTACGCGGGGGACCACTTCTCCCGCCTGGACTACGGCTTCCAGCACGTGGAGGCGCCGGCCTTCCACTTCCCGGACCTCATCCGCCAGCGGATGCTCATCACCCACGTGCCCCTGCTGCCATGGACGGCGCTGGCCCCGGGCCTCTTCCCGGAGCGCGGCCAGTTCCCCGAGCTGACCGACCCGGCGCCGCTGCTCCGCCGCACGCGGCGCATGCTGGAGGGGATGCCCGCCGACGCGCCCTTCGCGCTCGTCGTCTTCGGCTCCACGCCGCACTTCCCCTACGCCGCGCCCTGGCCCGAGGAAGGCCGCTTCGTCGCGCCGGACTACACGGGCCCCTGGCGCTTCGGCACCACGCCGCGCATGGAGCAGCCTCCGGACGAGGCGCCGCCCACGCCCGAGGACGTGGAGGCGCTGGTGGCCAACTACGACGCGGGGCTGCGGGCCTTCGACGGGCTGGTGGGGGACGTGCGCGCGGAACTGGAGCGCCGCGGGCTGTGGGACTCCACGCTGGTGGTGGTGCTGTCGGACCATGGCGAGCACCTGGCGGACGAGGGCCGCGGCGTGGGCCATGGCGACCACCTGTGGGGCAGCGCCGCGCTGCGCGTGCCCTTCGTGCTGCGGCTGCCGGGACAGGTGGCCGAGGGGCACACGGTGAGGCAGCGCGCGCGGGCCTTGGACGTGGCGCCCACGCTGCTGGAGCTGCTCGGCGTGCCCTGGCCGGAGACGTTCCGGGGACGCTCGCTGGCGTCGCTCGTCCGGCCCGGCGCGGAGGACCTGGGGATGCCGGACGCGCCCGCGCTGGTGGAGTCGGACCTCTGGTTCAGCGACCGCGACGGCCAGCCCTATCAGCGGGTGCGCATCCCCTACCCGTGGGTCTACGAGACGGCCACCGTGGAACCCGAGACGGGCGACATCGCCCTCAAACCCGAGTGGGAAGCGCCCGTGCACGCGGCGCGGCACCGGGGCCTGTACCTGGGCCGCTGGAAGCTGCTGGAGCTGCCCACGCCCCGGGGCATCAAGGTGGAGCTGTACGACGTGGTGACGGACCCCGGCGAGGCGCACGACGTCAGCGCGGACCACCCGGAGGTGGTGCGCAACCTGCGCGAGCTGCTCGCCCGCGAGCGGCCGGTGCCGCGCATGCCCGAGGCCCGGGGCACGCGCTGA
- a CDS encoding sigma 54-interacting transcriptional regulator, producing the protein MQPVPDDESTANVPPPDADAPGSRPVPALTLVSHPMVHRVGERLLLDALLQGREVALSRNAPLFTRPGAALGLPLADPFLSRKALRLGPGVRGGVRLEVEEGGTRVVAGGIPGERWDFGPEALAAGVPLELAGRVVVLLHLVDASEPDSPDTLGMVGQSAALGRVRVRVAQVADLDVPVLIRGETGTGKELVARALHQRSPRRQGPFVSVNLGTLPRELAAAELFGAQRGAYTGATQAREGFFRAAHGGTLFLDEVGEASPEVQVLLLRVLETGELFPVGASTPVATNVRLVTATDAPLEELIQQGRFRAPLLHRLAGYEIRLPPLRQRREDISLLFHHFARQELEVLGEARRLVTEDPHAEPWLPAPLASLLLRHTWPGNIRQLRNVARQLVITSRGQPRLKMDPQLEQELGPVTAPAAEVATPQPEGAEPSPPPRRKPSEVSEEELVGALRACAWDLKATAGRLGITRASLYNLIDRSTRIRTVRDLGTEEIRRCFQECGGDLDAMVRRLEVSGRALQRRIRELGLGTEEE; encoded by the coding sequence ATGCAGCCCGTGCCCGATGATGAATCCACGGCCAATGTGCCACCGCCCGACGCCGATGCCCCGGGCTCCCGGCCGGTGCCCGCCCTGACCCTCGTCTCCCACCCCATGGTCCACCGGGTGGGCGAGCGGCTGTTGCTGGACGCGCTCCTCCAGGGCCGGGAGGTCGCGCTTTCGCGCAACGCGCCGCTCTTCACCCGTCCCGGAGCGGCCCTGGGCCTGCCGCTGGCGGACCCCTTCCTGAGCCGCAAGGCCCTGCGGCTCGGCCCGGGCGTCCGGGGCGGTGTCCGGCTGGAGGTGGAGGAAGGTGGCACCCGCGTGGTCGCCGGTGGCATCCCTGGTGAGCGCTGGGACTTCGGCCCCGAGGCACTGGCGGCAGGAGTGCCACTCGAGCTCGCGGGCCGGGTGGTGGTGCTGCTGCACCTGGTGGACGCCTCCGAGCCTGACTCACCGGACACCCTGGGCATGGTGGGGCAGAGCGCGGCGCTGGGGCGCGTGCGCGTGCGGGTGGCCCAGGTGGCGGACCTGGACGTGCCGGTGCTCATCCGCGGCGAGACGGGGACGGGCAAGGAGCTGGTGGCCCGGGCGCTCCACCAGCGCAGCCCCCGCCGGCAGGGGCCCTTCGTCAGCGTGAACCTGGGCACCCTCCCCCGCGAGCTGGCCGCCGCCGAGCTGTTCGGCGCGCAGCGCGGCGCATACACCGGCGCCACCCAGGCCCGAGAGGGCTTCTTCCGCGCCGCCCACGGCGGCACCCTCTTCCTGGACGAGGTGGGTGAGGCCTCGCCCGAGGTGCAGGTGCTGCTGCTGCGCGTGCTGGAGACCGGGGAGCTGTTCCCGGTGGGCGCCTCCACACCGGTGGCCACGAACGTGCGGCTGGTGACGGCCACGGACGCGCCCCTGGAGGAGCTCATCCAGCAGGGCCGCTTCCGCGCTCCGCTGCTGCACCGGCTGGCGGGCTACGAAATCCGCCTGCCTCCGCTGCGCCAGCGCCGCGAGGACATCAGCCTCCTCTTCCACCACTTCGCGCGCCAGGAGCTGGAGGTGCTCGGCGAGGCGCGGCGGCTGGTGACGGAGGACCCCCACGCCGAGCCCTGGCTGCCAGCGCCTCTGGCCTCCCTCCTCCTGCGCCACACCTGGCCCGGCAACATCCGCCAGCTTCGCAACGTGGCGCGCCAGCTCGTCATCACCAGCCGTGGCCAGCCACGCTTGAAGATGGACCCGCAGCTGGAGCAGGAGCTGGGGCCTGTCACCGCACCGGCTGCCGAGGTGGCCACGCCCCAGCCCGAGGGTGCCGAGCCCTCCCCGCCGCCGCGCCGCAAGCCCTCGGAGGTCTCGGAGGAGGAGCTGGTGGGTGCGCTGCGTGCGTGCGCGTGGGATTTGAAGGCCACCGCCGGCCGGCTCGGCATCACCCGTGCGTCCCTCTACAACCTCATCGACCGCAGCACCCGCATCCGCACCGTCCGCGACCTGGGCACCGAGGAAATTCGCCGGTGCTTCCAGGAATGCGGCGGCGACCTGGACGCGATGGTGCGGCGCCTGGAGGTGTCAGGGCGGGCGCTCCAGCGCCGCATCCGGGAGCTGGGGCTTGGGACCGAGGAGGAATGA
- a CDS encoding aldo/keto reductase, with amino-acid sequence MERRPLGRTGLHVSVLGFGAGHVGSPDLAEADAAALLHGVLDSGINLIDTAPGYGLSEERIGRHLHGRRGEFILSTKCGYGVPGVEDWTPECITRGVDQALQRLRTDVLDVVHFHSCPVEVLRRPGLIEALVRAVEAGKVRAAAYSGDNAALEYALGTGAFTVVQTSVNVFDQRAIDRGVAWARDKGVGVIAKRPLGNAPWRFAERPGAHDIGEYWHRMRTMGLDTRGLDWSEVTLRFAAHVPGVSTCIVGTGRLDNLRRNLRTLEHGPLPPDFVYVIREAFRRSDQGWDGMI; translated from the coding sequence ATGGAGCGTCGCCCCCTGGGAAGGACGGGACTGCACGTCTCCGTGCTCGGCTTCGGCGCCGGGCACGTGGGCAGTCCGGACCTGGCGGAGGCAGATGCCGCCGCGCTGCTGCACGGCGTGCTGGACTCGGGCATCAACCTCATCGACACCGCGCCCGGGTACGGGCTGTCGGAGGAGCGCATCGGCCGGCACCTGCATGGCCGGCGGGGCGAGTTCATCCTGTCCACCAAGTGCGGCTACGGCGTGCCCGGCGTGGAGGACTGGACGCCCGAGTGCATCACCCGAGGCGTGGACCAGGCCCTCCAACGGCTGCGCACGGACGTGCTCGACGTGGTGCACTTCCACTCGTGTCCCGTGGAGGTGCTCCGGCGGCCCGGGCTGATTGAAGCGCTGGTCCGCGCCGTGGAGGCGGGCAAGGTCCGCGCCGCCGCCTACTCCGGGGACAACGCCGCGCTGGAGTACGCGCTGGGCACGGGCGCCTTCACGGTGGTGCAGACGTCCGTCAACGTGTTCGACCAGCGCGCCATCGACCGGGGCGTCGCGTGGGCGCGGGACAAGGGCGTGGGCGTCATCGCCAAGCGCCCCCTGGGCAACGCGCCCTGGCGCTTCGCCGAGCGGCCCGGCGCGCACGACATTGGCGAGTACTGGCACCGGATGCGGACCATGGGCCTGGACACGCGGGGCCTGGACTGGAGCGAAGTGACGCTGCGCTTCGCCGCGCACGTGCCCGGCGTGTCCACCTGCATCGTGGGCACCGGGCGGCTGGACAACCTGCGCCGCAACCTGCGCACGCTGGAGCACGGACCGCTTCCCCCGGACTTCGTCTACGTCATCCGCGAGGCCTTCCGGCGGAGCGACCAGGGCTGGGATGGGATGATTTGA
- a CDS encoding M14 family metallopeptidase encodes MKYADYAQRIRSFVSLAEVAEYGHVTEGGQDYPLFRLIVPGERWLVITSGFHGEEPAGPLTLAEHFPEVVAYARERGVGLRVYPCINPSGFEAGTRYNRSGEKPNNDFLRYEVAPGEWKGELSRPQPILRWVLYDGGPKETRAVRSDLARFPPPNAALDIHQDNYLGGAATYAYTFGDKNAYRPLVDACASHVTVVRNQKVDENNVTDADGLIEYHDGSITDWYMRQGVPYAAALETTTPTPLATCHAVNLIWIRGFIDLAARGGR; translated from the coding sequence GTGAAATACGCCGACTACGCACAGCGCATCCGCTCCTTCGTTTCGCTCGCGGAGGTGGCCGAGTACGGCCACGTCACCGAGGGCGGGCAGGACTACCCGCTCTTCCGGCTCATCGTCCCGGGAGAGCGTTGGCTGGTCATCACCTCGGGCTTCCACGGGGAGGAGCCCGCGGGCCCGCTGACGCTGGCCGAACACTTCCCGGAGGTGGTGGCCTACGCCCGCGAGCGTGGCGTGGGCCTGCGCGTCTACCCGTGCATCAACCCCTCCGGCTTCGAGGCCGGCACCCGCTACAACCGCAGCGGTGAGAAACCCAACAACGACTTCCTCCGCTACGAGGTGGCCCCCGGCGAGTGGAAGGGAGAGCTGAGCCGCCCGCAGCCCATCCTCCGCTGGGTGCTGTACGACGGCGGGCCCAAGGAGACGCGCGCGGTGCGCTCGGACCTGGCGCGCTTCCCGCCTCCCAACGCGGCGCTCGACATCCACCAGGACAACTACCTGGGGGGGGCGGCGACGTACGCCTATACCTTCGGGGACAAGAATGCGTACCGGCCGCTGGTGGACGCCTGCGCCAGCCACGTCACCGTGGTGCGCAACCAGAAGGTGGACGAGAACAACGTCACCGACGCGGACGGCCTCATCGAGTACCACGACGGCAGCATCACCGACTGGTACATGCGCCAGGGCGTGCCCTACGCGGCGGCCCTGGAGACGACGACGCCCACGCCGCTGGCGACGTGCCATGCCGTGAATCTCATCTGGATTCGCGGCTTCATCGACCTGGCCGCGCGCGGAGGGCGGTGA